In the genome of Candidatus Kryptonium sp., the window TGAAACTGTCCCTGTTGATAAAGTCAAACCCGATTGGATGATACTTGATATTGGACTGGAAACGATTAAGGCATTTTATGAGGTTCTTAAAGAAGCAAAAACTGTCGTATGGAACGGTCCGATGGGAGTTTTTGAGTTTGATAATTTTGCAAAAGGAACTTTTGAAATAGCCAAGTTTCTCGCTGAGATAACGCAAAAAGGTGCGGTGACGATAGTTGGAGGTGGGGATTCAGCTTCTGCGATCGCAAAAGCAGGACTTTCTGATAAAGTTTCGCATGTCTCAACTGGCGGTGGAGCATCGCTTGAATTTCTTGAAGGGAAAGTTTTACCCGGAATAGCTGCGATAAAGGATAAGTAATCAATAGATTTTGTTCTCACTCTTTTGTGCTATCAAATTCGCAACGCCCTTGATCTTTGGGGCTCGCCTGGGAATTATTTTTAATTTTGCAAATAGCGTTATATATTTTAGCAAAATATAAAATTGAGTGCATAGATGAGTTATAGGTATTACAGACCAAGCCTCTTCGGCGGTTTTAGATTTTTTCCGCCGGCGATAAAATATTTTATCATTATAAATGTCATTGTTTACCTTCTGCTTGTGATATTTGGATTGAATTTTAGAGTTGCTGGTGTTCCGCTTTATCTTTATGTTTATAGATATTTCGCTCTAAATCCAGTTGGCGATGGATTTCAGATATGGCAGTTAATAACTTATATGTTTATCCATGATCCCAAGGGGATCTTTCACATTCTTTTCAACATGCTGATGCTGTGGATGTTTGGAACTGAGATAGAGAACCTCTGGGGAACGAGAAGATTTTTAGTTTATTACTTTACATCTGGAATTGGCGCTGGAATTGCTCATTTAATTTTCGCGCCGCTTTTTGGGCAAATAGGTCCTGTTGTTGGAGCTTCAGGTGCTATTTATGGAGTTATGATCGCGTTTGCGGTGATGTTTCCAGATAGATATATCTTCCTTTATTTTTTGATTCCGATTCCAGCGAGAATTTTCGTTGCGATCCTTGTATTTTTTGATTTGATAATGGGTGTTTTCGGAAGCGACGGAGTAGCACACTTTGCTCATCTTGGAGGTGCAGTTGTTGGATTTGTGTATATAAAATTAATGTATGCTGGATTTGATTTAAGGCGATTTATTCCAAGCATAAAACTT includes:
- a CDS encoding rhomboid family intramembrane serine protease encodes the protein MSYRYYRPSLFGGFRFFPPAIKYFIIINVIVYLLLVIFGLNFRVAGVPLYLYVYRYFALNPVGDGFQIWQLITYMFIHDPKGIFHILFNMLMLWMFGTEIENLWGTRRFLVYYFTSGIGAGIAHLIFAPLFGQIGPVVGASGAIYGVMIAFAVMFPDRYIFLYFLIPIPARIFVAILVFFDLIMGVFGSDGVAHFAHLGGAVVGFVYIKLMYAGFDLRRFIPSIKLPRFKSKTRKKYLLVDDEIITQEQIDAILDKISQYGYDSLTEREKKILYEASKKLR